From the genome of Prionailurus bengalensis isolate Pbe53 chromosome D1, Fcat_Pben_1.1_paternal_pri, whole genome shotgun sequence:
ACGTCAGAGATGCTTCTTCCACGTATGGCTGCTACTCTGGGTTGAGTGCCATTTCCTCCCCCTCTGTCACCTCCACTCCCTCTGGCACCCCAGAAATAAGACTTTAGCGGGACCCCCTTCTGGATCATGAGGAAGGTAGGGAGTCAgagaagttccttttttttttttttgctgccatttctctctttctctgttccttcctagGCCCAACTTCAAACCTCCAGCTGGTGTTCAAGTTTACtacttatcaagttaaaaataatgtaagcaCCCCCAAAACCCACCAGATTTTCTCTGGTCACATCAGGCTTCCAGTTCCACTCAGTCCCATCTTCCTCACCctcctatttctccttttctctttactttcttctccagGGCTGATGCCCAGAATGTTAAAGATGGACAACACTGCAACTACTGTGCCCACCCCCATTGTagagctgaggaaactgaggcccagaaactCTGCCTAAGCATATACAGTCAAGGACAGTGCAGCCTGGGGCCTGATACCCAACCAGCTCTGGCTTTCTCCCCATCATACAGAGACTGAGATGGACTCTACTTTGGATCCTAAGGAAGAAAATCTTTCATGTCAGCCACAGCTCTCAGCTGACCTCCAACTGTACCAGCCACTGCAGCAGTGAGGCCCTCCTTCCTCATGACCAGTGTCTTCCCTGGTCTCCCCCTATGACACTCATGGGCTTTCAGGCACAAAGGATTCTCCCATCCAAGCTAGTGTAGTGACCTTGATTATCTGTCAAAACCCCCAACCAAAGGTATAACCCTGTGGTCCCCCAACCCTGCACTACCCCTACACATACTCCATGGATGGGTCTCTGCCACTGTGATACCCCCCCAAAATCTCTCCCTTTATCCTTCCCCTTTCAGGAGTCATGCCCCCATGAACCCTAAAGCTTTGCCCCCTCCACAGGATGGCAGAAGGTCCACATTCCAACTCCACCTTCCCACGCCCAACCTTCTTCATACTGACTGGCATTCCGGGGCTAGGGCCTGCCCAGGCTTGGCTGACACTGGTCTTCGGGCCCATGTATCTGTTAGCCCTGCTGGGCAATGGAGCACTGCTGATATTGGTGCAGTTAGATTCCACACTGCAGCAGCCCATGTTTCTACTCCTGGCCGCACTGGCAGCCACAGACCTGGGCTTAGCTACATCTATAGCCCCAGGGTTGCTTGCTGTGCTGTGGCTTGGGCCCCGGCCTGTGCCATACAGTGCCTGCCTGGTCCAGATGTTCTTTGTTCATGCACTGACTGCTGTAGAATCTGGTGTACTGCTGGCCATGGCCTGTGATCGTGCCGTGGCAGTAGGGCGTCCACTGCACTACCCTCTCCTAGTCACCAAAGCCCGTGTAGGCTATGCAGTCCTGGCACTGGCACTGAAAGCTGTGGCTATTGTTGTGCCTTTCCCTCTGCTGGTGGCGCGATTTGAGCACTTCCAAGCCAAGACCATAGACCATGCCTACTGTGCACACATGGCGGTGGTAGAACTGGTGGTGGGCAACACACGGGCCAACAATTTGTATGGGCTGGCGCTTTCACTGGCTGTGTCTGGTATAGATATCCTGGGCATCACTGGCTCTTATGGGCTCATTGCTCATGCTGTGCTGCGGCTGCCTACCCAGGAGGCCCGTGCTAAGGCCTTTGGCACATGTAGTTCCCACATATGTGTCATTCTGGCCTTCTATGTACCTGGTCTCTTCTCCTACCTCACACATCGCTTTGGTCGTCACACTGTCCCAAAGCCCGTACACATCCTTCTCTCTAATATCTATTTGCTGCTGCCACCTGCCCTCAACCCACTCATCTATGGGGTCCGCACCAAGCAAATCAGGGACCGACTCCTGGAAATCTTCACATTCAGAAAAAGCCAGTTctaatgggcaaaaaaaaaaaaaaaaaaacaatggagcCTGGTGGTGGAGGTGAAGGAATATTCAGAAGAGTCCACGGCCTGGAGGTGTGGATTATGTCTTCTTTGTCCCACTGTCTACATATGACTGTGATAATCACTCAATAAATTATTTGCTGTGAAGCCTCTACAACACATATCACTAGCCATCTGCAGACTTTGGTCTATCCACATATCTTGcttgggaggcaggaggcagggggctACATGTTACCatgcaggaaaataaaatcaggaattaCCATGGCTTATAGTACACAAGATTTAACTTAAAGAAAACTTCCTTTCCCACCCCTTCCATTATTTTAACCTAAGTCTGCCCATGTCTCCACACAAAAGCTCCTCTATTGATTCTAGACCTGGGGACCTGGGAAGAGTGAAGCTGCCTCTGGAGGAAAGTGCTTGGGTAGTTTTCTGGGTTCAAAGCCCTCTTCATTCCTGGAACCAGATTCTGTCCTTAGGGAAGAAGTTACAGGCTTATTCCTCACATTCCGAGAATCTGGATAATGTGTCCAGATAGGGGTCCCAAAATTGGCCATTCCTAGTTCAGAGAATCCCCTTGGTTTCATGGGTTAGGGTCTATTTCCCCTACCTCCACTCTCCTGTCAATATCTCAAGAATTAATGGCTAGAACTCTCCCTTAGGAGTCAGAGGTCCAACTTAAagattttgaggggcacctgggtagctcagttggttaagcatcagacttcagctcaggtcttgatcccacagtttgtgggtttgaggcccacatcaggttctgtgcctccgtctctctctgtaccccaccccccactcatgctctctcaaaaataaacacttaaaaaaattttttaaagaaattctgataTCCCAGGAAATCATTGTAGCCACTTTACCTGCTTGCCTGAGGTCTAGTCACTATGGTCTCTTACCAATTTGctcttctctgcatcctcagccAAGAATGTTGAATTCCCAAATAAAATCTACATCAGCACCCCCATTTGGACTGGCCAACATCACTAGAAGCACAGGATGTTGGTATAGGAATATTTCACACTGCTGTGGCTACCAGAGAATAGAGATATTACACATGGTGTAACAGGGGATTGACCTTCAGCTAAGATTACAATGGAAGGGACATTGTGCAAAAGATCTTTcacaccagca
Proteins encoded in this window:
- the LOC122483480 gene encoding olfactory receptor 52W1 — translated: MAEGPHSNSTFPRPTFFILTGIPGLGPAQAWLTLVFGPMYLLALLGNGALLILVQLDSTLQQPMFLLLAALAATDLGLATSIAPGLLAVLWLGPRPVPYSACLVQMFFVHALTAVESGVLLAMACDRAVAVGRPLHYPLLVTKARVGYAVLALALKAVAIVVPFPLLVARFEHFQAKTIDHAYCAHMAVVELVVGNTRANNLYGLALSLAVSGIDILGITGSYGLIAHAVLRLPTQEARAKAFGTCSSHICVILAFYVPGLFSYLTHRFGRHTVPKPVHILLSNIYLLLPPALNPLIYGVRTKQIRDRLLEIFTFRKSQF